One segment of Sphaerodactylus townsendi isolate TG3544 linkage group LG17, MPM_Stown_v2.3, whole genome shotgun sequence DNA contains the following:
- the HYPK gene encoding huntingtin-interacting protein K, whose product MAAEGDVELELEAEPNGSASGGDGGRPAEKPRKHDSGAADLERVTDYAEEKEIQSSNLETAMSVIGDRRSREQKAKQEREKELAKVTIKKEDLELIMNEMEISRAAAERSLREHLGNVVEALITLTN is encoded by the exons ATGGCGGCGGAGGGCGATGtggagctggagctggaggcGGAGCCCAACGGGTCGGCGAGCGGCGGCGATGGGGGCCGCCCGGCCGAGAAGCCGCGGAAGCACGACAGCGGCGCGGCCGACCTGGAGCGCGTCACCGACTACGCGGAGGAGAAGGAGATTCAGAGCTCCAACCTGGAGACg GCTATGTCTGTGATCGGAGACCGAAGATCCAGGGAGCAGAAAGCAAAACAGGAGCG agaGAAGGAATTGGCCAAAGTTACCATCAAGAAAGAAGACTTGGAGCTAATT ATGAATGAGATGGAGATATCCAGGGCAGCAGCAGAGCGCAGCTTACGAGAGCACTTGGGAAACGTAGTGGAGGCACTGATCACGCTCACCAATTGA